The proteins below come from a single Stenotrophomonas lactitubi genomic window:
- a CDS encoding mechanosensitive ion channel family protein: protein MVDAVVAVQWLEQLQNTLEPYPGAYLALMISALLIAAGLANWVTKRILVRGLRRLLQRLPGAESGRGSHLMRVIARLSNVVPSQVIASGITLIPDLPPGLVNVIIKLCIVWAVLTVSMAFSHALDAANSLYERKPDARNKPIKGYLQVVKIVVFVAAGLSIVATLLGVALGPLVTGLGAATAVLMLIFQDTILSLVASVQISGDGRVRIGDWIEMPSQNADGDVIDIALHTVTVQNFDKTITTIPTKKLVTESFKNWRGMQEAGGRRIKRALYLDQHSVRFMEEDDLAFLGQFALLGDYLRGKQQELGQWNGRLREQGVAEVNSRRVTNLGTFRAYVERYLASHPGIHTDMTLLVRQLQPTTEGLPLELYCFTRSTAWGEYEAVQSDIFDHLLAILPAFGLRVFQASSDAMLMAGQRQLAGSE, encoded by the coding sequence ATGGTGGACGCAGTGGTGGCGGTACAGTGGCTGGAACAGCTGCAGAACACACTGGAACCCTATCCTGGCGCCTACCTGGCGTTGATGATCTCGGCCCTGCTGATCGCAGCTGGCCTGGCCAACTGGGTGACCAAGCGCATCCTGGTGCGCGGCCTGCGACGCCTGCTGCAGCGCCTGCCGGGCGCCGAGTCCGGGCGTGGCAGCCACCTGATGCGGGTCATCGCGCGCCTGTCCAACGTGGTGCCCAGCCAGGTGATCGCCTCGGGCATCACCCTCATTCCCGACCTGCCGCCAGGCCTGGTCAACGTCATCATCAAGCTGTGCATCGTGTGGGCGGTACTGACCGTATCGATGGCGTTCTCGCATGCGCTGGATGCGGCCAACAGCCTGTACGAGCGCAAGCCCGATGCACGCAACAAGCCGATCAAGGGCTACCTGCAGGTGGTCAAGATCGTGGTGTTCGTGGCCGCGGGCCTGTCCATCGTCGCCACCCTGCTGGGGGTCGCGCTGGGACCACTGGTCACCGGCCTGGGCGCGGCCACCGCGGTGCTGATGCTGATCTTCCAGGACACCATCCTGTCACTGGTGGCCAGCGTACAGATCAGTGGCGATGGCCGCGTGCGCATCGGCGACTGGATCGAGATGCCCAGCCAGAACGCCGACGGCGATGTCATCGATATCGCCCTGCATACCGTCACCGTGCAGAACTTCGACAAGACCATCACCACCATCCCGACCAAGAAGCTGGTGACCGAGTCGTTCAAGAACTGGCGTGGCATGCAGGAAGCGGGGGGCCGCCGGATCAAGCGCGCGCTGTACCTGGACCAGCACAGCGTGCGCTTCATGGAAGAGGACGACCTGGCCTTCCTTGGCCAGTTCGCCCTGCTGGGCGACTACCTGCGCGGCAAGCAGCAGGAGCTGGGCCAGTGGAACGGGCGTCTGCGCGAGCAGGGCGTGGCCGAGGTCAACAGCCGCCGGGTGACCAACCTGGGCACGTTCCGGGCCTACGTGGAGCGCTATCTGGCCAGCCACCCGGGCATCCACACCGACATGACCCTGCTGGTGCGCCAGCTGCAGCCGACCACCGAAGGCCTGCCGCTGGAGCTGTACTGCTTCACCCGCAGCACCGCTTGGGGCGAGTACGAAGCGGTGCAGTCGGACATCTTCGACCACCTGCTGGCGATCCTGCCGGCCTTTGGCCTGCGGGTGTTCCAGGCGTCCAGCGACGCCATGTTGATGGCCGGGCAGCGCCAGTTGGCCGGCTCGGAGTAA
- a CDS encoding YihY/virulence factor BrkB family protein gives MVEQSNAPTDTRPHGIPARLRHYADRLQDSFPMAVAKRFVEIDVLTQAASVSFYALLSMAPLLVLLLWLTASLYPPAQQALIGQIGSVAGSSVASVADTVLHNANSQPSVGSLAGVWSTLLLFVGATAVFAQLQNALNRIFHTSGQRLDGVKAWLRKRVFSFGVVLALGFLLILSMTATTALQVVFAQLPSVLPAIGYLTSLLLYTLAFAFLYHYLPDRRVAWRQAFIGGAITSLLFTLGRYGIGVYISTVAPGSAYGSMGALVISLVWIYYATAVFFVGALMTAVIDERQYARARLASADVAPQETGPAAASE, from the coding sequence ATGGTCGAGCAATCAAACGCCCCCACCGACACGCGTCCCCACGGCATCCCCGCACGGCTTCGTCACTACGCTGATCGCCTGCAGGACAGTTTCCCGATGGCGGTGGCCAAGCGCTTCGTCGAGATCGACGTGCTGACCCAGGCCGCTTCGGTCTCCTTCTACGCCCTGCTGTCGATGGCCCCGCTGCTGGTGCTGTTGCTGTGGCTGACCGCCTCGTTGTATCCGCCGGCGCAGCAGGCACTGATCGGGCAGATCGGCTCGGTGGCCGGCAGCAGTGTGGCCAGCGTGGCCGACACCGTGCTGCACAACGCCAACAGCCAGCCCAGCGTCGGCTCGCTGGCCGGGGTCTGGAGCACATTGCTGTTGTTCGTCGGCGCCACCGCCGTGTTCGCGCAGCTGCAGAACGCGCTGAACCGGATCTTCCATACCAGCGGGCAGCGCCTGGACGGGGTCAAGGCCTGGCTGCGCAAGCGTGTGTTCTCCTTCGGCGTGGTGCTGGCACTGGGCTTCCTGCTGATCCTGTCGATGACCGCCACCACCGCGCTGCAGGTGGTGTTCGCGCAGCTGCCTTCGGTGCTGCCTGCCATCGGCTACCTGACATCGCTTCTGCTGTACACGCTGGCCTTCGCGTTCCTGTACCACTACCTGCCTGACCGGCGCGTGGCCTGGCGCCAAGCGTTCATCGGCGGCGCCATCACCTCGTTGCTGTTCACCCTCGGCCGTTATGGCATCGGCGTCTACATCAGCACTGTTGCCCCTGGCAGCGCCTACGGCTCGATGGGCGCACTGGTGATTTCGCTGGTCTGGATCTACTACGCCACTGCCGTGTTCTTCGTCGGTGCATTGATGACCGCGGTGATCGACGAACGCCAGTACGCACGTGCACGCCTGGCCAGCGCCGATGTGGCCCCACAGGAAACCGGCCCGGCCGCCGCCAGCGAGTAA
- a CDS encoding GatB/YqeY domain-containing protein: MSMKQQLTEDMKAAMKGGEKHKLGVIRLINAAIKQKEVDERIELDDTAVIAVLDKMVKQRKDSVSQFEAANREDLAEIERAEIVVIEAYLPAKMGEAEIVAAIQAAIAETGASSAADMGKLMGALKPKLAGQADMGLVSKLVKQQLA, encoded by the coding sequence ATGAGCATGAAGCAGCAGCTCACCGAAGACATGAAGGCCGCCATGAAGGGCGGCGAGAAGCACAAGCTGGGCGTCATCCGCCTGATCAACGCGGCCATCAAGCAGAAGGAAGTCGACGAGCGCATCGAGCTCGACGACACCGCCGTGATCGCCGTGCTCGACAAGATGGTCAAGCAGCGCAAGGATTCGGTCAGCCAGTTTGAAGCGGCCAACCGCGAAGACCTGGCGGAAATCGAGCGCGCCGAGATCGTGGTGATCGAAGCCTACCTGCCGGCCAAGATGGGTGAAGCCGAGATCGTCGCGGCGATCCAGGCCGCCATCGCCGAGACCGGCGCCAGCAGCGCAGCCGACATGGGCAAGCTGATGGGCGCGCTGAAGCCCAAGCTCGCCGGCCAGGCCGACATGGGCCTGGTGTCCAAGCTGGTCAAGCAGCAGCTGGCGTAA
- the rpsU gene encoding 30S ribosomal protein S21: MPSVKVRENEPFEFALRRFKRTCEKAGVLAETRKREFYEKPTQERKRKAAAAVKRQLRRSSRDVTKRQRLY, encoded by the coding sequence ATGCCCAGCGTCAAAGTCCGCGAGAACGAACCCTTTGAGTTTGCTCTTCGCCGCTTCAAGCGCACTTGCGAAAAGGCCGGTGTGCTGGCCGAAACCCGCAAGCGCGAGTTCTACGAAAAGCCGACCCAGGAGCGTAAGCGCAAGGCCGCCGCTGCTGTGAAGCGTCAGCTGCGCCGTTCCTCGCGCGACGTCACCAAGCGTCAGCGCCTGTACTGA
- the tsaD gene encoding tRNA (adenosine(37)-N6)-threonylcarbamoyltransferase complex transferase subunit TsaD, whose product MRVLGIESSCDETGVAVYDTDLSGSAALRAHAVYSQIALHAEYGGVVPELASRDHVRKLLPLVRQTLAEAGLGVNDIDGVAYTAGPGLVGALLVGAGVARSLAWALEVPAVGVHHMEGHLLAPLMEDDPPQAPFVALLVSGGHTQLVAVDAIGQYRLLGETLDDAAGEAFDKTAKMMGLPYPGGPQLAKLAEQGTPGVYRFTRPMTDRPGLDFSFSGLKTQVLMAWRDSDQSEQTRADIARGFEDAVVETLSIKCERALEAAGTNVIVVAGGVGANTRLRARLQQMAERLGGRACFPRPALCTDNGAMIAFAGALRLQAGQHSPPRVDVTPRWDMATLPAV is encoded by the coding sequence ATGCGAGTCCTTGGCATCGAATCTTCCTGTGATGAGACCGGCGTGGCGGTGTATGACACCGACCTGTCCGGCAGCGCGGCCCTGCGCGCCCATGCGGTCTACAGCCAGATCGCCCTGCACGCCGAGTACGGCGGTGTAGTGCCTGAGCTGGCCAGCCGTGACCACGTGCGCAAGCTGTTGCCGCTGGTGCGGCAGACGCTGGCCGAGGCCGGGCTCGGCGTGAATGACATTGATGGGGTGGCCTATACCGCCGGTCCCGGCCTTGTCGGGGCGCTGCTGGTGGGCGCCGGCGTGGCCCGGTCGCTGGCCTGGGCCCTTGAGGTCCCCGCCGTGGGCGTGCACCACATGGAAGGTCACCTGCTGGCGCCGCTGATGGAAGACGACCCGCCGCAGGCCCCGTTCGTGGCCCTGCTGGTGTCCGGCGGCCATACCCAGCTGGTGGCCGTCGATGCCATCGGCCAGTACCGGCTGCTGGGCGAAACCCTGGACGACGCGGCCGGTGAAGCCTTCGACAAGACCGCCAAGATGATGGGCCTGCCGTACCCCGGCGGGCCGCAGTTGGCCAAGCTGGCCGAGCAGGGCACGCCGGGCGTCTACCGCTTCACGCGGCCGATGACCGATCGCCCGGGCCTGGATTTCAGCTTCTCCGGCCTGAAGACCCAGGTCCTGATGGCCTGGCGCGACAGTGACCAGAGCGAGCAGACCCGCGCCGACATCGCCCGCGGCTTTGAAGATGCCGTGGTCGAGACCCTGTCCATCAAGTGCGAGCGCGCGCTGGAAGCGGCTGGCACCAATGTGATCGTGGTGGCCGGCGGCGTCGGCGCCAACACGCGCCTGCGCGCACGCTTGCAGCAGATGGCCGAGCGCCTCGGCGGGCGGGCCTGTTTCCCGCGGCCGGCGCTGTGCACCGACAACGGCGCGATGATTGCCTTCGCTGGCGCACTGCGCCTGCAGGCGGGCCAGCACAGCCCGCCGAGGGTGGACGTCACCCCGCGTTGGGACATGGCGACGCTGCCGGCCGTCTGA
- the folB gene encoding dihydroneopterin aldolase, protein MDKVFIEGLTIDALIGIYDWERRIRQDLVFDLEMGFDNRRPAASDDIAHTLNYKAVSKRLEQFVRESEFGLVETLAERCAQIVLDEFDVKWLRLKLSKPGAVRGARAVGVIIERSRD, encoded by the coding sequence ATGGACAAGGTTTTCATCGAAGGGCTGACGATCGACGCCCTGATCGGGATCTACGACTGGGAGCGGCGGATCCGCCAGGACCTCGTGTTCGATCTGGAGATGGGCTTCGACAACCGTCGTCCGGCGGCCAGCGATGACATTGCCCATACCCTGAACTACAAGGCGGTCAGCAAGCGCCTGGAGCAGTTCGTGCGTGAATCGGAGTTCGGCCTGGTGGAAACGCTCGCCGAGCGCTGCGCGCAGATCGTGCTGGACGAGTTCGACGTGAAGTGGCTGCGCCTGAAGCTGAGCAAGCCCGGTGCGGTGCGCGGCGCGCGCGCGGTCGGCGTGATCATCGAACGCTCGCGGGACTGA